The Leptospiraceae bacterium genome includes the window AGTTTCAATTGCAGTGATTACATTTCTTGGTTGGTACTTTTATTCAGGAGATTTGAATAGCTCTATAATAAATGCAGTTTCTGTTTTAGTGATTGCTTGTCCTTGTGCTTTGGGTTTGGCTACTCCAACTGCAATCATGGTAGGGAGTGGAAAAGGCTCTGAACTCGGAATATTAATCAAAGACGCTACATCTTTAGAAAAAATCGGGTCTGTGCAAACCATGGTATTTGATAAGACAGGAACGATTACGGAAGGAAATTTCACTGTAAGTAAAATGGAAAACTATTCAAATAGGACAGAGACTCAAATCTTAGAAATTCTTTCTACTCTTGAACAAGGCTCTACCCATCCTCTGGCACTCTCTATTTTAAATTACGCAAAAGAGAAAAGCATTCAACTCTTGGAAGTTAGTGAGTTTCATAACTACCATGGAAAAGGAACGTCCGGTATCATAAACGGGAAAAAATATTTCTTAGGCTCAAAACTATTTATTACAGAAAATACAAAACAATTTAGCGACCCGAAGAAAGAATTTTCTGGGACAAGGGTTTACCTTTCCGATGAAAATAGTCTATTAAGTTTAGTTTATCTTAAAGATGAAATCAAAAAAGATGCACTCTTCTCTATTCAGATTATCCAATCTATGGGTATTACTCCCATAATTTTATCTGGAGATATTAAAGAATCAGTAGAAAAAACTGCCTCCGAGCTTGGAATCACAAAATATTTATACCAAGTTTTACCCGAAGAGAAAGCAAATAAGATTAAAGAATTAAAACAAAACAATACTCTCGTAGCAATGGTAGGAGATGGTGTAAACGACTCTGTTGCTTTGGCTGAGGCAGATATTGGATTTACTCTCGGCTCTGGATCTGGTGTGGCTATTGAAACAGCTGATGTAACCCTAATTAAAAATACTTTGATTTCAATTCCTGTAGCAATCCAATTATCCAAAAGCGTAATTCAAAAAATTAAACAAAATCTTTTCTTTGCATTTTTTTATAATATAATAGGAATACCTTTAGCTGCGCTTGGTATGTTAAACCCTATGATAGCTGGTGCAGCTATGGCTATGAGTTCCGTATCTGTGATTACAAATAGCTTATTATTTAAAAGATGGAAACCAAAACTAAAAGGAGTAAACTTATGAAAACTTTAGAACTCAACGTAAACGGAATGAGTTGTGGGCATTGTGTGAATACAATCACGAAATCTTTAAAAGCCTTAGCGGGAGTGAAAGAAGTTGAGGTTTCACTTCTCAATAAAAAGGTAAGTGTTTCTTTTGAAGAAAATACAGTGCAAGCTGAAAAGATAAAGGAAAGTATTGTGGATGCAGGGTACGAGGTTGCCTAAGACTTATAATCTTCAAAATAAATTAGGTCGGCACGTAGATCGTAAAAATAAATCCGACATTTTAAAAAGGA containing:
- a CDS encoding copper-translocating P-type ATPase; the encoded protein is MKEALTQFQIEGMTCTACSNRIEKNLNKIPGIKAEVNFASEKATIHFLDGKKDIALIEKAVEKTGYKAREIVSNYRSEISKKRELLFKKELGFFIFSAILTIPLMIPMFTMFLGIHFSIPALIQLILATPVQFIAGFRFYKGAFYSLRSKSANMDVLVSLGTTMAYLLSLYYTIYGDINSHLYFEASATVITLVRLGKLLEERAKGKTSSALEELIRLQPKNASVIRNSEILKISTDEIQVKDIFLVKSGESIPVDGIILEGSSSLDESMLTGESIPRPKTINDKVFSGTLNLNGLLKVQATEVGEKTYLSKIVQLVTEAMESKAPIQKFVDKISEIFVPTVVSIAVITFLGWYFYSGDLNSSIINAVSVLVIACPCALGLATPTAIMVGSGKGSELGILIKDATSLEKIGSVQTMVFDKTGTITEGNFTVSKMENYSNRTETQILEILSTLEQGSTHPLALSILNYAKEKSIQLLEVSEFHNYHGKGTSGIINGKKYFLGSKLFITENTKQFSDPKKEFSGTRVYLSDENSLLSLVYLKDEIKKDALFSIQIIQSMGITPIILSGDIKESVEKTASELGITKYLYQVLPEEKANKIKELKQNNTLVAMVGDGVNDSVALAEADIGFTLGSGSGVAIETADVTLIKNTLISIPVAIQLSKSVIQKIKQNLFFAFFYNIIGIPLAALGMLNPMIAGAAMAMSSVSVITNSLLFKRWKPKLKGVNL
- a CDS encoding heavy-metal-associated domain-containing protein translates to MKTLELNVNGMSCGHCVNTITKSLKALAGVKEVEVSLLNKKVSVSFEENTVQAEKIKESIVDAGYEVA